The proteins below come from a single Zea mays cultivar B73 chromosome 8, Zm-B73-REFERENCE-NAM-5.0, whole genome shotgun sequence genomic window:
- the LOC103635470 gene encoding uncharacterized protein, with protein MFAMSSAGCKAEPGLLAKQGSKLHAKMLSKEAAAQLAVPSFRVYYSMASAGAVPFLWESQPGTPKNDSPSAAVLPPLTPPPSYYAAGRGSAGGRSRNRRHGGLLGVVLPRITLLRRPGGSQATPPCSSSSSSWSSSSSNTSSTMSPVFTVQSSPAVHVGASCRHHRPAFSAGGADDVAEATPRCFWTERECCERRVVRGCGVAVAVRNALATVVGGKTSRRAATSAAV; from the coding sequence ATGTTCGCCATGTCAAGCGCCGGCTGCAAGGCGGAGCCTGGATTGTTGGCGAAGCAGGGGAGCAAGCTCCACGCCAAGATGCTCTCCAAGGAGGCGGCGGCGCAGCTCGCCGTGCCGTCGTTCCGGGTGTACTACTCCATGGCGTCGGCCGGCGCGGTGCCGTTCCTGTGGGAGTCGCAGCCGGGCACGCCCAAGAACGACTCGCCCTCCGCGGCCGTGCTTCCGCCGCTCACCCCGCCGCCGTCCTACTATGCCGCAGGCAGGGGAAGCGCCGGCGGCCGCTCCAGGAACCGTCGGCATGGCGGCCTCCTTGGCGTCGTgctcccccgcatcaccctcctcCGGAGGCCCGGCGGCAGCCAGGCGACGCCGccgtgctcctcctcctcctcctcctggtcttcctcgagtTCCAACACGTCGTCCACCATGTCGCCCGTGTTCACCGTACAGTCGTCGCCCGCCGTGCACGTGGGGGCTTCCTGCCGCCACCACAGGCCTGCGTTCTCGGCCGGCGGCGCCGACGACGTCGCGGAGGCCACGCCGCGGTGCTTCTGGACCGAGCGTGAGTgctgcgagaggcgggtggtcaggGGGTGTGGCGTCGCGGTGGCCGTCAGGAACGCGCTTGCCACGGTCGTCGGCGGCAAGACCAGCAGGCGAGCTGCCACCAGCGCCGCAGTATAG